A window of the Isosphaera pallida ATCC 43644 genome harbors these coding sequences:
- a CDS encoding outer membrane protein assembly factor BamB family protein: MLRHFVAVGGSTAALVFGGLAATLAVGSGFAPVWAEPPFSGSLVPPRTALERVGLERHWSAVVPMELSEKTVQLSFTENQVFAQTNRGRFHAFDAETGGLQWSVTLGPVTSFSRPASVNSTLVFVGNESNIIGLDRKTGRPAFTYNLAAPLSITPVADDERLIVGEIDGKIATYDLFLDPKERYVMVKPDGETVLRPPLRNVWNLQTGNSLQSRPILTKHVVAVGGQDGKLVVVANKTGPPQILYRFATGGPILGALGALGTRTLLVPSTDNNLYALDLFTGDLIWSFAAQAPISQGPLVTERGVYFQDDSGVVTSLDIDKFWYVETSEGRAMAVFPMDQRRQAEQRASALIRQTGQTFIVVSRPKWTSSKVEGELLALSQKRIYGRDRNGSLFILNRDDGSVLRTPSEILRSVGLDLRPFQLAVVNSENDRLYLATPTGLVICLREITNLQPRPLRSPSEKPFGFIEGVDDKVIEPNAQPNTDAASDDTLSSTFEFEGIRH, encoded by the coding sequence ATGTTGCGCCACTTCGTCGCGGTCGGCGGATCGACGGCCGCGTTGGTTTTCGGAGGGCTGGCTGCTACGCTGGCCGTGGGTTCCGGTTTCGCGCCGGTCTGGGCGGAGCCCCCGTTTTCCGGCTCGCTGGTGCCGCCCCGCACCGCGTTGGAACGGGTGGGGCTAGAGCGCCACTGGTCGGCGGTGGTGCCGATGGAACTGTCGGAGAAGACGGTTCAATTGAGCTTCACCGAAAACCAAGTCTTCGCGCAGACCAACCGTGGGCGTTTTCATGCTTTCGACGCCGAGACCGGCGGGCTTCAGTGGAGCGTGACGCTGGGTCCGGTGACCTCATTCAGCCGTCCGGCTTCGGTCAACTCGACCCTGGTTTTCGTTGGCAACGAATCCAACATCATCGGCCTGGATCGCAAGACCGGACGCCCCGCCTTCACCTACAACCTGGCCGCGCCGCTGTCAATCACCCCGGTGGCCGACGATGAGCGGTTGATCGTGGGCGAGATCGACGGCAAGATCGCCACCTACGACCTGTTCCTCGATCCCAAAGAACGTTATGTGATGGTCAAGCCCGACGGCGAGACGGTCTTACGCCCCCCCCTGCGCAACGTCTGGAATCTGCAAACCGGCAACTCGCTCCAGTCCCGCCCCATCTTGACCAAGCATGTGGTCGCCGTCGGCGGTCAGGACGGCAAGCTTGTGGTGGTCGCCAACAAAACCGGTCCACCCCAGATTCTTTACCGCTTCGCCACCGGCGGCCCAATCCTCGGAGCGCTTGGGGCTTTGGGAACCCGTACCCTGTTGGTTCCCTCCACCGACAATAACCTCTATGCCTTGGATCTGTTCACCGGCGACCTGATTTGGTCGTTCGCCGCCCAAGCCCCCATCTCACAAGGGCCGTTGGTCACCGAACGCGGGGTGTACTTCCAGGACGACTCCGGCGTGGTGACCTCGTTGGACATTGACAAGTTCTGGTACGTGGAAACATCCGAAGGCCGAGCGATGGCCGTTTTCCCGATGGATCAACGTCGTCAGGCAGAACAACGTGCCAGCGCGTTGATCCGTCAAACCGGTCAGACGTTCATCGTCGTGTCGCGCCCCAAGTGGACGAGCAGCAAAGTTGAGGGTGAACTGCTGGCGCTGAGCCAGAAGCGGATTTACGGACGCGACCGCAACGGCTCTCTGTTTATTCTCAACCGCGACGATGGCTCAGTGCTGCGAACTCCCAGCGAAATTCTCCGCTCGGTCGGTCTGGACCTTAGACCATTCCAACTGGCGGTGGTCAACTCGGAAAACGACCGCCTCTATCTGGCCACGCCGACGGGTCTCGTGATCTGTCTGCGCGAAATCACCAACCTTCAACCACGTCCCCTTCGCTCCCCCTCCGAGAAACCATTCGGCTTCATTGAAGGCGTGGATGACAAGGTGATCGAGCCGAACGCTCAACCCAACACCGACGCCGCGTCCGACGACACTTTGAGCTCCACGTTCGAGTTCGAAGGCATCCGACACTGA
- a CDS encoding amidohydrolase — protein MSCPVANPPADAIVTAQRIWTNDPDQRFAEALAIRSGAIVAVGTRAEVEALAGPKTLRLDHPEGFVVPGLIDAHAHLVMLGESLEEIDLRDAASPEEVARRVAQRLRERGEIPPDRRDHWILGRNWDQSLWEGMAFPTAQMLDAVAPDRPVWLRRVDAHAAWGNSHALKLAGITRDTQPPPDGQILRDEHGEPTGVFIDGAMDLVERIIPPRSEADLERAILRAQDHVVSFGLTGVHDARVTSEMEAAFDRLERRGDLKLRVYGMASPPEGGEVEFVTRPPTRTNPNARFRLRAVKLFMDGAMGSRGALMFEEYADDPGNVGLRLVTLDVLDATVTEALKHGWQVCVHAIGDRANAELLDAFENGLRAVPQARDPRLRVEHAQVVRRADVPRFRQSGIIASMQPAHAGTDQRWADLRLGEARAQGAYAWSWFVEEQVHLAFGSDFPVEIADPLWGIYAALTRKNERGQPPDGWRPEHRLDLETTLQGFTSGAAYASFDEDRLGRLKPGFRADLVVFDRDFFDPAVTPEQIRHTRVLRTMIDGETVFLRHRQP, from the coding sequence ATGAGTTGCCCCGTCGCCAATCCTCCCGCCGATGCGATCGTCACGGCTCAACGTATCTGGACCAATGACCCAGATCAACGCTTTGCCGAGGCGCTGGCGATTCGCTCTGGCGCGATCGTCGCGGTGGGGACGCGCGCTGAAGTAGAGGCCCTGGCTGGTCCTAAGACGTTGCGGCTCGACCACCCCGAAGGCTTCGTGGTCCCCGGCTTGATCGACGCCCACGCCCATCTCGTCATGCTGGGCGAGAGTCTTGAGGAGATCGACCTGCGCGACGCCGCCAGCCCTGAGGAGGTGGCGCGACGGGTCGCTCAACGCCTCCGTGAGCGCGGCGAAATTCCGCCCGATCGCCGCGACCACTGGATTCTGGGACGCAACTGGGACCAATCGCTTTGGGAGGGGATGGCCTTCCCCACCGCGCAGATGCTCGACGCGGTCGCCCCCGATCGTCCGGTCTGGCTGCGACGGGTGGACGCCCACGCCGCTTGGGGCAACTCGCACGCCTTGAAGCTCGCCGGGATCACCCGCGACACCCAGCCGCCTCCCGATGGCCAAATCCTCCGCGACGAACATGGCGAACCCACCGGCGTGTTCATCGACGGCGCAATGGACCTGGTCGAGCGGATCATCCCTCCCCGCAGCGAAGCCGACCTGGAACGCGCCATCCTTCGCGCCCAGGACCATGTTGTCTCCTTTGGACTCACCGGAGTTCATGACGCCCGGGTCACTTCGGAAATGGAGGCGGCCTTCGACCGCTTAGAACGGCGCGGCGACCTCAAGCTGCGGGTTTACGGCATGGCCAGTCCCCCTGAGGGGGGCGAGGTCGAGTTCGTCACCCGGCCGCCGACCCGCACCAACCCCAACGCGCGGTTCCGCCTCCGAGCCGTCAAACTCTTCATGGATGGGGCGATGGGTTCGCGGGGCGCGCTGATGTTCGAGGAGTACGCCGACGACCCCGGCAACGTCGGCTTGCGTCTGGTGACGCTCGACGTGCTGGACGCTACCGTAACCGAAGCACTCAAACATGGCTGGCAGGTCTGCGTTCATGCTATTGGCGACCGGGCCAACGCCGAGTTGCTCGACGCCTTCGAGAACGGCCTCCGCGCCGTTCCTCAAGCCCGCGACCCCCGCTTGCGGGTCGAACACGCCCAGGTCGTCCGCCGCGCCGACGTGCCCCGGTTCCGCCAAAGCGGGATCATCGCCTCGATGCAACCGGCCCACGCCGGCACCGACCAACGTTGGGCCGACCTTCGCTTGGGAGAGGCCCGCGCCCAGGGAGCCTACGCCTGGAGCTGGTTCGTCGAGGAACAGGTCCATCTCGCCTTCGGGTCCGACTTCCCGGTCGAAATCGCCGACCCCCTCTGGGGGATCTACGCCGCGCTGACCCGCAAAAACGAGCGAGGTCAACCACCCGATGGCTGGCGTCCTGAACACCGCCTCGACCTGGAAACCACCCTCCAAGGTTTCACCTCGGGCGCGGCTTACGCCTCGTTCGACGAGGACCGCCTGGGACGCCTCAAACCCGGCTTCCGCGCCGACCTCGTCGTCTTCGACCGCGACTTCTTCGACCCCGCCGTCACCCCCGAACAAATCCGCCACACCCGTGTCCTACGCACCATGATCGACGGTGAGACTGTTTTTCTTCGTCATCGTCAACCTTGA
- a CDS encoding tetratricopeptide repeat protein, which translates to MSNAGTNPFVIETTSQTFEADVIERSYHQVVVLDFYATWCAPCRILSPVLEKLAAEAGGEFVLVKADSDRLPDYASAFQIRSLPTVLALRDGQVIDAFQGALPESSVRAWLERIVPRPGQRLSRQALALEAEDPQQAEAIHRQALALEPDDPEVVTRAAGFLLTRGHVEECRNLVKGLRSRGFQGRDLDALEARLDLQAHFGDLSQAEAEARQRPDDPEARRRLALALAASGQHRRALDLLLEAVERDRGEQRDADRRHMVELFQVLGDAHPLTQEYRRKLSSALF; encoded by the coding sequence ATGAGTAACGCCGGGACAAATCCGTTCGTGATTGAAACCACGTCGCAAACCTTCGAGGCTGACGTCATCGAACGTTCGTATCATCAGGTCGTGGTGCTTGACTTTTACGCAACCTGGTGCGCTCCTTGCCGCATTCTTTCGCCGGTGCTTGAGAAGCTGGCCGCCGAGGCGGGCGGCGAGTTCGTCCTGGTCAAGGCCGACAGCGACCGTTTGCCCGACTATGCGTCGGCGTTCCAGATCCGCTCGTTGCCCACGGTGCTGGCGCTGCGGGACGGCCAGGTGATCGACGCCTTTCAAGGGGCCTTGCCCGAGTCGTCGGTGCGAGCTTGGCTGGAGAGGATCGTTCCTCGTCCCGGTCAACGGCTGTCGCGGCAGGCTCTGGCTTTGGAGGCGGAGGATCCCCAACAGGCCGAGGCGATTCATCGTCAAGCCCTGGCCTTGGAGCCGGACGACCCGGAGGTGGTCACCCGCGCGGCCGGGTTCTTGTTGACACGCGGTCATGTCGAAGAGTGTCGAAACCTTGTCAAAGGGTTGCGGTCCCGGGGCTTTCAAGGACGCGACCTGGACGCGCTTGAAGCCCGGCTGGACCTCCAAGCCCACTTCGGCGACCTAAGCCAGGCCGAAGCCGAGGCCCGCCAACGCCCCGACGATCCTGAAGCCCGTCGCCGGCTGGCCCTGGCGCTGGCCGCCTCCGGTCAGCATCGTCGCGCCCTCGACCTACTGCTGGAAGCGGTCGAACGTGACCGCGGCGAGCAACGGGATGCCGATCGTCGTCATATGGTCGAACTCTTTCAGGTCCTCGGGGACGCTCATCCGCTCACTCAAGAATATCGTCGAAAACTCTCCTCCGCCCTCTTTTGA
- a CDS encoding gamma-glutamyltransferase family protein, whose translation MPSPPPIPPARPIRFASLSPRRPATVRGSLSLITITLMPFLVFDWNQFDGAARAQDHRVPNHPYDDWQAEGFKGAVAAGGRAAVAAGIDQLRQGGNAADAAAATLVALAVTDARDYCFGGEIPILIKRADSHQVEVIAGQGVAPRLAVPEAFTARGFKAIPESGLRSAAVPGAPDAIVTLLARHGHRTFGQIIEPTLAILDQHRAPWHADFAATLRSMAQAEANARAAGADRVAALRAVSDHFYRGPIAQRIARWCEANDGLLRAEDFAAHTTPIESTVTFTYRGHVIHKCGVWTQGPALIQTLQLFDDGTDPQARGFKSVEETHRLVESLKLAFADRDAFYADPLVENVPLERLLDPEYARLRRTLIEPTASLIQRPGNPLAEGLADRLLLPADQAASRLRVADETKPRDTTTCVAADAEGNMVAATPSGWKGVVAGDTGVWLGTRLQSLNLFDGHPNQLAPGKRPRITLTPTLVLDSDSQPIAAISVAGGDGQDQMTLQLLIDTFVHELTPAQAVVAPRWLSDHHVGSFCQTPPRLGQLRMTPDWPEATRAALEAGGHQIVVAPPPLSLAPVMLTRDPRTGLLRAAGDPRAGRHAAAE comes from the coding sequence ATGCCTTCCCCTCCACCCATCCCACCGGCGCGTCCAATTCGGTTCGCTTCGCTCTCCCCACGCCGCCCCGCGACCGTTAGGGGATCCCTTTCGCTGATCACCATCACCCTCATGCCTTTCTTGGTCTTCGACTGGAACCAATTCGACGGCGCGGCCCGCGCCCAGGATCACCGAGTGCCGAATCATCCCTACGATGATTGGCAGGCTGAAGGGTTTAAGGGAGCGGTCGCCGCCGGGGGACGCGCCGCGGTCGCCGCCGGCATCGACCAACTGCGCCAGGGCGGTAACGCCGCCGACGCCGCTGCAGCCACCCTGGTGGCTCTGGCCGTCACCGACGCCCGCGATTACTGCTTCGGCGGCGAAATCCCCATCTTGATCAAACGGGCCGACTCCCACCAGGTCGAGGTCATCGCCGGTCAAGGCGTCGCCCCCCGCCTGGCAGTCCCTGAGGCGTTCACCGCGCGCGGCTTCAAAGCCATTCCTGAATCGGGCTTGCGCTCCGCCGCCGTCCCCGGTGCCCCCGACGCCATCGTGACCCTGCTGGCGCGTCACGGCCACCGAACCTTCGGCCAAATCATCGAGCCGACTTTGGCGATCCTCGACCAACATCGCGCCCCCTGGCACGCCGATTTCGCCGCGACCCTTCGAAGCATGGCCCAGGCCGAAGCCAACGCCCGCGCCGCGGGAGCCGACCGCGTTGCTGCGCTTAGGGCAGTCTCCGATCATTTCTATCGCGGACCAATCGCCCAACGGATTGCTCGCTGGTGTGAGGCTAACGACGGCCTGCTCCGCGCCGAGGACTTCGCCGCCCACACCACCCCGATCGAATCGACTGTGACGTTCACCTATCGCGGTCATGTCATCCACAAGTGCGGCGTGTGGACCCAGGGACCAGCGTTGATCCAAACCCTACAGCTCTTCGACGACGGCACCGACCCTCAAGCGCGGGGGTTCAAATCGGTCGAGGAAACCCACCGTCTGGTAGAAAGTCTCAAACTCGCCTTCGCCGACCGCGACGCCTTTTACGCCGATCCCCTGGTCGAGAATGTCCCGCTGGAACGTCTGCTCGACCCCGAATACGCCCGCTTGCGCCGCACGCTCATCGAACCGACCGCCTCGTTGATCCAGCGCCCAGGCAATCCGTTAGCCGAAGGGTTGGCCGATCGTTTGCTCCTGCCAGCCGACCAAGCGGCCTCGCGTTTACGCGTCGCCGACGAGACCAAGCCGCGCGACACCACCACCTGCGTCGCCGCCGACGCCGAAGGCAACATGGTGGCGGCCACGCCCAGCGGCTGGAAAGGGGTAGTAGCGGGCGACACCGGCGTGTGGTTAGGGACCCGTTTGCAATCGCTCAACCTGTTCGACGGACACCCCAACCAACTGGCCCCCGGCAAACGTCCCAGGATCACCCTGACACCCACGCTCGTTCTCGATTCAGACAGCCAACCAATCGCTGCCATTTCGGTGGCTGGCGGGGACGGTCAGGATCAGATGACGTTGCAACTGCTCATCGACACCTTCGTTCATGAGTTGACGCCCGCCCAAGCGGTTGTTGCTCCCCGTTGGCTGTCGGATCACCACGTCGGTTCATTTTGCCAGACTCCCCCCCGACTCGGCCAACTTCGCATGACTCCCGACTGGCCCGAGGCCACCCGCGCTGCGCTCGAAGCCGGCGGCCACCAGATCGTCGTGGCACCTCCTCCGCTCTCGCTGGCTCCCGTCATGCTCACCCGCGACCCCCGGACCGGTCTACTTCGCGCCGCCGGCGACCCCCGCGCTGGTCGTCACGCCGCCGCCGAATGA
- a CDS encoding fumarylacetoacetate hydrolase family protein: MTRLIKFRVGDSGRSRFGLWEQTEAGDRVRPLDVGSAFRASSLAEVLHAPNPQAILAQAMQLEVESFALEDVSLLPPVDEQEVWGAGVTYLRSKVAREEESERGAYFYDLVYAAERPELFFKATARRVIGPNSLARVRSDSRWTVPEPELVLVITPAGKIVGYTLGDDVSARDIEGANPLYLPQAKVYDGACVIGPAIVPAWSLADPKTLTLSLTIVRDGTPVFQGEAPVARLVRPLEDLVAWLFRDQTFPQGVLLFTGTGIVPPDDFHLAPGDRVEITADGLGTLRHGVAPLASHPKPTPTM; the protein is encoded by the coding sequence ATGACACGGCTCATCAAGTTCCGCGTGGGTGATTCCGGTCGGTCCCGATTCGGCCTCTGGGAGCAGACAGAGGCGGGCGATCGTGTTCGGCCGCTCGATGTGGGGTCGGCGTTCCGCGCCTCCAGTCTGGCCGAGGTGCTGCACGCCCCCAATCCCCAGGCGATTCTCGCTCAGGCTATGCAACTGGAGGTTGAGTCGTTCGCCTTGGAGGATGTCAGCCTGTTGCCGCCGGTGGACGAGCAGGAGGTTTGGGGCGCAGGGGTCACTTACCTGCGTAGCAAGGTGGCCCGCGAGGAGGAGTCAGAACGCGGCGCGTATTTCTATGATCTGGTGTACGCCGCCGAGCGTCCCGAACTGTTCTTCAAAGCCACCGCGCGACGGGTGATCGGTCCCAACAGCCTAGCCCGGGTGCGAAGCGACTCGCGCTGGACTGTCCCGGAGCCGGAACTAGTCCTGGTGATCACCCCCGCCGGCAAAATCGTGGGCTACACCCTGGGAGACGACGTCTCCGCCCGCGACATCGAAGGAGCCAACCCGCTTTACTTGCCCCAGGCCAAGGTATACGACGGGGCATGCGTGATCGGCCCGGCGATCGTGCCCGCCTGGAGTCTCGCCGACCCCAAAACGCTGACCCTCTCGCTGACCATCGTGCGCGACGGCACGCCCGTTTTCCAGGGCGAGGCTCCAGTCGCGCGTTTGGTCCGTCCTTTAGAAGACCTGGTCGCCTGGCTCTTCCGCGACCAAACCTTCCCCCAGGGCGTCCTGCTGTTCACCGGGACCGGCATCGTCCCGCCCGACGACTTCCACCTCGCCCCCGGTGATCGCGTCGAAATCACCGCCGACGGTCTGGGCACCCTCCGACACGGCGTTGCGCCCCTTGCCAGTCACCCCAAACCGACACCAACCATGTGA
- a CDS encoding phosphoribosyl-ATP diphosphatase, protein MSIDTHKDFLIWQRLTEVIEERKRERSNRNSYVASLLNQGVEGINAKVIEEAGEVVEAAQEPGEQGVAHLVREVADLTFHCMVLLSARDSSWRAVEQELARRFGVGGLVEKAARAGSTAATDSDSTMPDPQPPN, encoded by the coding sequence ATGAGTATTGATACCCACAAAGACTTTTTGATTTGGCAACGTCTCACCGAGGTGATCGAGGAGCGCAAGCGTGAACGGTCTAACCGTAACTCGTATGTCGCCTCGTTGCTTAATCAAGGGGTCGAGGGGATCAACGCCAAAGTGATCGAAGAAGCGGGCGAGGTGGTCGAGGCAGCGCAGGAACCAGGCGAGCAAGGGGTGGCGCACCTGGTCCGCGAGGTGGCCGACCTGACGTTTCACTGCATGGTGCTGTTGTCGGCCCGCGACAGTTCCTGGCGAGCGGTCGAGCAAGAACTGGCCCGACGCTTCGGCGTCGGCGGCCTGGTTGAGAAAGCGGCCCGCGCGGGTTCAACAGCAGCCACCGACTCTGACTCGACCATGCCGGATCCTCAACCGCCCAACTAG
- a CDS encoding PQQ-dependent sugar dehydrogenase, translating into MMIRVSLPLGVFLVLVGSLAVGMVGLEPCPTPLPALTQAAAAVGTADAAPRYKTVNAFPNLRFDRPVVMQTLMVDGREFVFIVEQVGRIHVFPNDPQVSSTRLFLDMTPSGQVSRADNEEGLLGLAFHPKFQDNGQFFVYYSAKNPRRSIVSRFRVQASDRLSADPASEEQVWVSDKDPFGNHNGGCIEFGPADGYLYISLGDSGAADDPLLTGQNPKDWWGSILRIDVDRVEEGRNYAIPADNPARAKPTHAHWAPEVYAIGLRNVWKFTFDREAPHTLWAGDVGQNLWEMVHLIENGGNYGWSLYEGRHVFKPKARQRKDPAAPITKAIFEYPHSVGQSITGGYVYRGRAFPELVGQYLCGDFNTGRVWAIGDVRDGQAQQTAEIVDLRASGGARQISAFGQDQAGEVYILGFDGQIHTLRRL; encoded by the coding sequence ATGATGATCCGAGTCAGTTTACCGCTGGGCGTGTTTCTCGTCCTGGTTGGTTCGCTGGCCGTCGGGATGGTCGGATTGGAACCGTGTCCGACGCCACTTCCCGCGCTGACTCAAGCGGCGGCCGCGGTAGGCACCGCCGACGCGGCTCCCCGCTACAAGACTGTCAACGCCTTTCCCAACCTGAGATTCGACCGTCCGGTGGTCATGCAAACCCTGATGGTGGACGGCCGCGAGTTCGTCTTCATCGTGGAACAGGTCGGACGGATCCACGTCTTTCCCAACGACCCGCAGGTTTCCTCGACCCGTCTGTTCCTCGACATGACCCCCAGCGGCCAGGTCAGCCGCGCCGACAACGAGGAAGGGCTGCTGGGACTCGCGTTCCATCCCAAGTTCCAGGACAATGGCCAGTTCTTCGTCTACTATTCGGCGAAAAATCCCCGCCGTTCGATTGTCTCCCGGTTCCGCGTCCAAGCATCCGACCGCCTCAGCGCCGATCCGGCCAGCGAGGAACAGGTCTGGGTCTCCGACAAGGACCCCTTTGGCAATCACAACGGCGGTTGCATCGAGTTTGGTCCCGCCGACGGCTATCTCTACATCTCGTTGGGCGACAGCGGAGCCGCCGACGATCCCCTCCTGACCGGCCAGAACCCCAAGGATTGGTGGGGCTCGATTTTGCGGATCGACGTGGATCGCGTCGAGGAGGGCCGCAACTACGCCATCCCCGCCGACAACCCTGCCCGCGCCAAGCCCACCCACGCCCATTGGGCTCCTGAGGTCTACGCGATTGGCTTGCGCAATGTCTGGAAGTTCACCTTCGACCGCGAAGCGCCCCACACCCTCTGGGCCGGCGACGTGGGCCAAAACCTCTGGGAAATGGTTCATTTGATTGAAAACGGCGGCAACTACGGTTGGAGCCTCTACGAAGGTCGGCATGTGTTCAAGCCTAAGGCCCGGCAACGCAAAGATCCGGCCGCGCCGATCACCAAGGCGATCTTCGAGTATCCCCACTCGGTCGGTCAGAGCATCACCGGCGGCTACGTCTACCGCGGTCGGGCGTTTCCGGAACTGGTCGGCCAATATCTTTGCGGCGACTTCAACACCGGACGGGTCTGGGCGATCGGCGATGTCCGCGACGGTCAGGCCCAACAAACCGCTGAGATCGTTGATCTTCGCGCCTCCGGCGGCGCGCGGCAAATCTCCGCGTTTGGTCAGGATCAGGCCGGCGAGGTCTACATCCTCGGCTTCGACGGTCAAATCCACACCCTCCGCCGTCTTTGA
- a CDS encoding cysteine hydrolase family protein, protein MSDVIFVDVDTQVDFLDPNGALYVPGSRELTPILGRLTHLARCRGIPILATACAHTLDELDPEPFPPHCLIGRPGAQRVAATQWDLNDSLARVVEPGGAFPTPPDHVRWWTHLTIQKNRYDVFTQPAADQAVADLRRRFGQPRFVVYGVATDYCVRCAVAGLLQRGVPVEIVIDAVRAVFADHEAEVLSDLIAQGAVLILSDHLFMCFD, encoded by the coding sequence ATGAGCGACGTCATTTTTGTGGACGTTGACACACAGGTGGATTTTCTTGATCCTAATGGTGCGCTTTATGTGCCTGGTTCGCGGGAACTGACGCCGATCCTGGGCCGTTTGACTCATCTGGCGCGTTGCCGAGGGATTCCGATTCTGGCGACCGCCTGCGCCCACACCTTGGACGAGCTAGACCCCGAACCCTTCCCGCCCCATTGTCTGATTGGTCGCCCTGGAGCGCAGCGCGTTGCCGCTACTCAGTGGGATTTGAACGACTCGCTGGCCCGCGTGGTCGAGCCAGGTGGAGCCTTTCCAACACCACCCGATCACGTCCGTTGGTGGACGCACTTAACGATCCAAAAGAACCGCTACGACGTGTTCACCCAACCCGCCGCCGATCAGGCCGTGGCTGATTTGCGTCGCCGATTCGGCCAACCCCGGTTCGTGGTTTACGGCGTGGCCACCGATTATTGCGTGCGGTGCGCCGTGGCAGGGTTGCTCCAACGCGGTGTTCCGGTTGAAATCGTGATCGATGCCGTTCGCGCTGTGTTCGCCGACCACGAGGCGGAGGTTCTGAGCGACCTGATCGCCCAGGGCGCGGTCTTGATCTTGTCAGATCACCTTTTCATGTGCTTTGATTGA
- a CDS encoding alkyl hydroperoxide reductase/thiol specific antioxidant/Mal allergen, whose protein sequence is MSWTLGVGGIGWAVALGWLGMVHATRADEPAPPPPSTTTTTVASLTYANDIAPIVQAKCQTCHRTGGVAPFGLTSFAQVKRWSAMIAEVVEQGRMPPWHANPAYGSFANDRSLTADQKRTLLSWIKQGCAPGDLDQAPPNPVFPGEWSIGTPDLVLTMPEPYKIKANGTMPYQWAAIPTGFTEDRWIESIEVKPGNKAVVHHVLVFVGRPGALRDQGRDPTSRQLGGYVPGDVNIRFPEGVAKKIPAGSTLLLQLHYTPNGKATTDQTSVGLIFAKQPPKYEAKTHGIFQTRFEIPPHASNHEVVKTYRVPADVKLLSLWPHMHLRGKDFRFTFRFPDGREEILLDVPSYDFAWQTVYQLKEPRLIPAGTVIECVAHFDNSENNPANPDPNATVRWGEQTDDEMMIGYLDYLLVRSDDPNPADADANAQVRAESPRNPERRPQIRERLLQRLAEGARRRNAEIPAQSPR, encoded by the coding sequence ATGTCGTGGACGCTCGGCGTGGGTGGCATTGGTTGGGCGGTGGCTTTGGGATGGTTGGGCATGGTTCACGCCACGCGGGCGGACGAACCGGCCCCCCCCCCACCATCGACAACGACAACCACGGTAGCGAGTCTCACCTACGCGAATGACATCGCGCCGATTGTTCAGGCGAAATGTCAAACCTGTCACCGAACCGGCGGCGTCGCGCCGTTCGGCTTGACCAGTTTCGCCCAGGTCAAGCGATGGTCGGCTATGATCGCCGAGGTGGTCGAGCAAGGACGAATGCCTCCCTGGCACGCCAACCCCGCCTATGGCTCGTTCGCCAACGACCGCAGTTTGACCGCCGACCAGAAAAGAACGCTGCTCTCCTGGATCAAACAGGGATGTGCGCCAGGCGACCTCGACCAGGCCCCGCCCAACCCCGTGTTTCCCGGGGAGTGGTCGATCGGCACCCCCGACCTGGTGCTGACGATGCCCGAACCCTATAAAATCAAGGCCAACGGCACCATGCCCTACCAGTGGGCCGCCATTCCCACCGGCTTCACCGAGGATCGCTGGATCGAATCCATCGAAGTCAAGCCCGGCAACAAAGCGGTCGTCCACCACGTTTTGGTCTTCGTCGGCCGTCCCGGAGCCCTACGCGACCAAGGACGCGACCCCACCTCCCGCCAACTCGGCGGCTACGTTCCTGGCGATGTGAACATCCGGTTTCCCGAAGGGGTCGCCAAGAAGATTCCGGCCGGGTCCACCCTGCTGCTCCAACTTCACTACACCCCCAACGGCAAGGCGACGACCGATCAAACCTCGGTCGGCCTGATCTTCGCCAAGCAGCCGCCCAAGTACGAGGCCAAAACTCACGGCATCTTTCAGACCCGCTTTGAAATTCCGCCCCACGCCTCCAACCATGAAGTTGTCAAAACCTATCGCGTCCCGGCTGATGTCAAGCTGTTGAGCCTCTGGCCACACATGCACCTGCGTGGCAAGGATTTCCGCTTCACCTTCCGCTTCCCTGACGGCCGGGAGGAAATCCTGCTCGACGTGCCGTCCTACGACTTCGCCTGGCAGACCGTTTATCAACTCAAGGAGCCCCGGTTGATCCCCGCCGGGACCGTCATCGAATGCGTCGCACACTTCGACAACTCCGAAAACAACCCCGCCAACCCCGATCCCAACGCCACCGTCCGCTGGGGTGAACAAACCGACGATGAAATGATGATCGGCTATCTTGATTATCTTCTCGTCCGCTCTGACGATCCCAACCCCGCCGACGCTGACGCTAACGCTCAGGTCCGGGCCGAATCGCCTCGCAACCCCGAACGACGCCCTCAGATCCGCGAGCGTCTGCTCCAACGCCTGGCCGAAGGAGCTCGTCGCCGCAACGCCGAGATTCCCGCCCAGTCGCCTCGTTGA